The Vicia villosa cultivar HV-30 ecotype Madison, WI unplaced genomic scaffold, Vvil1.0 ctg.000044F_1_1, whole genome shotgun sequence genome contains a region encoding:
- the LOC131622788 gene encoding syntaxin-124-like — protein sequence MNDLFSSSFKKYSDLKEQAHMDDVEAGKESINLDKFFEDVENVKEDMRLVEKLYRKLQEANEESKIVHNAKTMKDLRARMDKDVEQVLKRVKIIKGKLEALERSNAANRNIAGCGPGSSADRTRTSVVSGLGKKLKDMMDDFQGLRARMQQEYKETIERRYFTITGEKADEDTIENLISSGESETFMQRAIQEQGRGQIMDTISEIQERHDAVKEIEKNLIELHQVFLDMAALVESQGQQLNNIESHVAHASSFVRRGTEQLHEAREHQKDSRKWTCYAILLGLVLIIVILFPYLLTLLPHLLL from the coding sequence ATGAATGACTTGTTTTCAAGCTCCTTCAAAAAATATAGTGACTTGAAGGAGCAAGCTCACATGGATGATGTTGAAGCAGGAAAAGAAAGCATCAACCTTGATAAATTCTTTGAGGATGTTGAGAATGTGAAAGAAGACATGAGGCTAGTTGAGAAGCTTTATAGAAAATTACAAGAGGCGAATGAAGAAAGCAAAATTGTCCACAATGCTAAAACAATGAAAGATCTTAGAGCAAGGATGGATAAAGATGTTGAACAGGTTCTCAAAAGAGTTAAAATCATAAAGGGTAAGCTCGAAGCGTTAGAACGTTCGAATGCCGCGAATAGAAACATTGCAGGGTGCGGTCCAGGTTCGTCAGCCGATAGAACAAGAACTTCAGTGGTTAGTGGATTGGGGAAAAAACTCAAAGATATGATGGACGACTTTCAAGGATTAAGAGCAAGAATGCAACAGGAGTACAAGGAAACAATCGAAAGAAGGTATTTTACAATAACAGGTGAGAAAGCTGATGAAGACACAATTGAGAATTTGATATCAAGTGGAGAAAGTGAAACTTTTATGCAGAGAGCAATTCAGGAACAGGGTAGGGGTCAGATTATGGACACAATATCCGAGATTCAAGAAAGACATGATGCTGTTAAGGAAATAGAGAAAAACTTGATTGAGTTACATCAagttttcttggacatggcaGCACTTGTTGAGTCACAAGGACAACAACTGAATAACATAGAGAGTCATGTTGCACATGCTAGTTCTTTTGTTAGGAGAGGTACTGAACAACTTCATGAAGCTAGAGAGCATCAAAAGGATTCAAGGAAATGGACATGTTATGCCATACTTCTTGGTCTTGTTCTCATCATTGTGATCCTGTTTCCATACTTGTTGACACTTCTACCTCACTTGTTACTGTAG